In Saccharicrinis fermentans DSM 9555 = JCM 21142, a genomic segment contains:
- a CDS encoding alpha-L-fucosidase gives MKKSIFIVMLFAVLLTACQTKDVNKTVNNTPFEANWESLKTYQTPPWFQDAKLGIFIHWGPYSVPAFGSEWYPRWMYMDSVQWNPDGEVTSEEPSWVYQHHVDTYGSPAEFGYKDFIPMFKAEKFNATEWIKLFKKAGAKYVVPVAEHHDGFAMYNSNYTRWNAVNMGPQRDVLGELSKASKEQGLYFGASSHFAFNWNYYNHKEGFDTADPEYADLYSRNHPHYAPADKEFLELWWNRTKDIIDNYHPDILWFDFVLDHEEFDPYHPLLAQYYYNKGIEWGKDVVLQTKNFGRRTFPEGTNVWDIERGKSADILEFPWQTDTSIGKNSWCYVTNWESKDANTLLDDLIDIVSKNGNMLLNVGPKADGTIPEDQAAILLEMGEWLSVNGDAIYGTRPWTIFGEGPTEVKTGHHTEGKNPDLTSADFRFTQKDGKIYVIAMDVAEDGKYMVKSLGSANDVFKGKIKSVKPLSSDKGCDWRIESDGLYLTLKGNCKSDYACAFEIEVE, from the coding sequence ATGAAAAAAAGTATATTTATTGTTATGTTGTTTGCTGTGCTGTTAACAGCGTGTCAAACCAAAGATGTTAACAAGACGGTAAATAATACTCCGTTTGAGGCTAATTGGGAGTCATTGAAAACTTATCAAACACCACCGTGGTTTCAGGATGCAAAATTGGGTATTTTTATACACTGGGGACCTTATAGCGTGCCGGCTTTTGGGTCAGAATGGTACCCTCGTTGGATGTATATGGATTCGGTGCAATGGAATCCGGATGGAGAGGTGACAAGTGAAGAACCTAGTTGGGTATATCAACATCATGTAGATACCTATGGTAGTCCTGCTGAATTTGGTTATAAAGACTTTATTCCCATGTTTAAAGCGGAAAAGTTTAATGCAACAGAATGGATAAAGCTGTTTAAAAAGGCTGGTGCTAAGTATGTGGTTCCTGTGGCGGAGCATCATGATGGTTTTGCGATGTATAACTCAAATTATACTAGATGGAATGCTGTTAATATGGGACCTCAAAGAGATGTCTTAGGCGAGTTATCCAAGGCTAGTAAAGAGCAGGGCTTGTATTTTGGTGCTTCTTCACATTTTGCTTTTAATTGGAATTACTACAATCATAAAGAAGGTTTTGATACAGCTGATCCGGAATATGCTGACCTGTATTCACGGAATCATCCACATTACGCTCCCGCTGATAAAGAATTTTTAGAATTATGGTGGAATCGTACCAAAGATATTATTGATAACTATCATCCTGATATTCTTTGGTTTGACTTTGTGTTGGACCATGAGGAGTTTGATCCATATCACCCTTTGCTGGCCCAATATTACTATAATAAAGGAATTGAATGGGGAAAAGATGTGGTGCTTCAGACAAAGAATTTTGGGCGACGCACTTTCCCCGAAGGGACTAATGTATGGGATATTGAACGAGGTAAATCTGCCGATATACTTGAATTTCCTTGGCAAACGGATACCTCTATTGGTAAAAATAGCTGGTGCTATGTGACAAATTGGGAATCGAAAGATGCAAATACGCTTCTAGATGACTTGATTGATATTGTGAGTAAAAATGGTAATATGCTTCTTAATGTTGGTCCTAAGGCTGATGGAACGATTCCTGAGGATCAGGCAGCTATTCTTTTGGAAATGGGTGAGTGGTTGAGTGTTAATGGTGATGCTATTTATGGAACTAGACCATGGACTATCTTCGGAGAAGGACCTACCGAAGTTAAAACAGGTCACCATACTGAGGGAAAGAATCCGGATCTGACATCTGCTGATTTTCGATTTACACAGAAAGATGGAAAAATATATGTGATTGCCATGGATGTAGCCGAGGATGGAAAGTATATGGTGAAGTCACTAGGTAGTGCGAATGATGTGTTTAAGGGAAAGATTAAGAGCGTTAAGCCATTGAGTAGTGATAAAGGATGTGACTGGCGTATAGAGAGTGATGGTTTGTACTTAACGTTAAAAGGAAATTGTAAATCGGATTATGCTTGCGCATTTGAAATTGAAGTGGAATAA
- a CDS encoding hybrid sensor histidine kinase/response regulator transcription factor — MRISLTSILLIISLSIFSQSDFERLDSHDGLSQNDINFILQDSKGFMWFGTVDGLNRYDGLQFVHYKITTPMEYPIGSNLPFCMVEDKKGNFWIGTSDNGIWFLNREKEQFKQYPTEKNGERLLLGNNVSSLFLDPNGMLWSTSDEGLSIIDTEKYYKGEWVSYLYEGVYNSDNDLNRWLYGVGFVDLDAKGRFWIGSKEGVFEVTNADPTNLSLNKISEIWGGDLESIIDVDGGLLFSIYSGVYYLNDKMETTKVSDYFFNKFIKTSKGEIFGGNKNGLYKFSWDVKYKKLIEQKHYFYDFNNVKSLSTNNVFDIYEDRSGLLWVGTNGGGLNKLDLNEKKFNHFYKSSEKGSLSYNKIRALHEDNSGNLWVGTEGGGISFLPRKKESLYDTGFKYFDVSLIDFGQNYVYCFEDIPDTENKVLLGAGYPMKLGLATVSKSGEVKLEPLSELITNPAFTIFKDSHNILWIGTYGGGLYRAGFNTDAQKLEIYQHYMSSGKPGKGLTSNRIRSIIEDAKGNILIGTDKGLNILPYSERHRKKPAIDWIHYDYNNPKSLAHNYILAMCLDREGRVWIGTMGGGLCLLQRDDKEDIYFKRYTSKQGLPNDVIKAIEEDETGNLWISTNNGLTRFNPESEEMRNYSIADGLQDNEFSELASCKRFNGEFLFGGVNGVNNFVPEEIVDNPYASDIEFTNLSILNDPILPGKARNGHVVLEKEIASTDSLQLRFSEGSFSVGFTALHFVAPEKIKYKYMLEGFDTDWNAIQSMEPVAKYTNIPPGEYVLKVLATNNDGVWNSVPATLFIEVVPPFWRTTWAMLIYGFVLIAMLMFFRRYSIIAITQKNDLMMEHFKKEQMEELVQLKLQFFTNISHEFRTPLTLIQTPLEKLMDGQKVVDEQTRQNSYSLMMKNISILNRLINQLMEFRKLEKGRMPLEVTKGNLYDLVKEVVDAFREIAQAKNIQFELKSMYSIVELWFDYDKIEKVLFNLLSNAFKFTRAEGMVSVELSEEEMDGSEWVRIDVIDNGPGIDKEKLPFLFNRFYQTGSHKLSKVSGTGIGLSYAKNLVLLHKGLLKVTSEPNVKTKFSVFLKKGKMHFDKKDFSDQTVEDQKRSIALTKEIHLANQIEKTEEKIQLSQHKSTVLIVEDNHDVQELLKETLQEEFNCIQAYNGVEGLELALKYSPNIIVSDVMMPEMDGFEMCSKIKNDEMICHIPVLMLTAKSTDSDRVTGFGGGAEAYVAKPFKMEVLIAQIKSILDSRKKVIQKFSKSLSVEPKDVTFTSIDEKLIERLLKVVEANISNPEFTVVQLAEEVGMSQSILNKKLKALMGQTANVFIRTIRLKRAAQLLKLNRHSVTDIVYEVGFNDVKYFRECFRKQFNLTPSEYAKENAE, encoded by the coding sequence ATGCGCATTTCTCTGACATCTATCTTATTGATTATATCTCTGTCAATTTTTTCTCAATCTGATTTTGAGAGATTGGATTCCCATGATGGATTGTCTCAGAATGACATCAATTTTATTCTTCAGGATTCCAAGGGTTTTATGTGGTTTGGTACAGTGGATGGTTTGAATCGATATGATGGTTTACAGTTTGTTCATTATAAAATTACAACACCAATGGAATATCCCATTGGTAGTAATCTTCCATTTTGTATGGTTGAGGACAAAAAAGGAAATTTTTGGATCGGAACATCAGACAATGGGATATGGTTTTTGAATAGAGAAAAAGAACAATTTAAACAGTACCCGACTGAAAAGAATGGAGAACGTTTGCTGTTGGGAAATAATGTATCCAGCTTATTCCTTGATCCCAATGGAATGCTCTGGTCTACATCGGATGAGGGTTTAAGTATAATAGATACAGAAAAATATTACAAAGGAGAATGGGTGAGCTATTTATACGAAGGAGTGTATAATAGCGATAATGATTTGAATAGGTGGTTATATGGTGTTGGTTTTGTCGATTTAGATGCAAAGGGCAGGTTCTGGATAGGTTCAAAAGAAGGTGTTTTTGAAGTTACGAATGCTGACCCTACTAATCTGTCATTAAATAAAATATCAGAGATATGGGGAGGCGATCTTGAAAGCATCATTGATGTTGATGGGGGACTTTTGTTTTCTATTTATTCGGGTGTTTATTACCTGAATGACAAAATGGAGACAACCAAGGTTTCGGACTATTTTTTTAATAAGTTTATTAAAACCAGTAAAGGAGAAATTTTTGGAGGGAATAAAAATGGGCTGTATAAGTTTAGTTGGGATGTAAAATACAAAAAACTAATTGAACAAAAACATTATTTTTATGACTTTAATAATGTTAAAAGCTTGTCAACCAATAATGTGTTCGATATTTATGAGGATAGATCAGGTTTACTTTGGGTTGGTACAAATGGTGGAGGATTAAATAAACTTGATTTAAACGAAAAAAAATTCAACCATTTTTATAAAAGTTCAGAGAAAGGAAGTCTTTCATACAACAAAATCAGAGCCCTGCATGAAGATAATAGTGGTAATTTGTGGGTTGGTACTGAGGGAGGTGGGATTTCATTTCTGCCGAGAAAGAAGGAAAGTCTATATGATACTGGGTTTAAGTATTTTGATGTTTCATTGATTGATTTTGGACAAAATTATGTGTACTGCTTTGAGGATATACCTGATACGGAGAATAAAGTTTTGCTGGGCGCCGGTTATCCTATGAAATTGGGCTTAGCTACCGTATCAAAAAGTGGAGAGGTGAAGCTAGAACCCCTTTCAGAATTGATAACAAACCCTGCTTTTACCATATTTAAAGATTCGCATAATATTTTATGGATTGGAACCTATGGTGGTGGATTATATAGGGCAGGGTTTAATACGGACGCACAGAAATTAGAGATATATCAACATTATATGTCCTCAGGGAAGCCTGGCAAAGGATTAACATCCAATAGAATTAGGAGTATCATTGAAGATGCCAAGGGGAACATATTAATAGGAACGGATAAGGGGCTAAATATACTCCCATATTCGGAGCGCCATAGGAAAAAGCCTGCCATTGATTGGATTCATTACGATTATAATAACCCAAAATCATTGGCACATAATTATATATTAGCCATGTGTTTAGATCGTGAAGGGCGTGTGTGGATTGGAACTATGGGTGGCGGTCTATGTTTACTCCAGCGAGATGATAAGGAGGATATTTACTTTAAAAGATATACCTCTAAACAGGGATTGCCCAATGATGTGATAAAAGCCATAGAAGAGGATGAAACAGGTAATTTATGGATATCTACGAATAATGGACTTACCCGCTTTAACCCGGAAAGCGAAGAGATGCGAAATTACTCCATTGCAGATGGGCTTCAGGACAATGAGTTTAGTGAATTAGCATCTTGTAAACGTTTCAATGGTGAGTTTTTGTTTGGAGGCGTTAATGGAGTCAATAACTTTGTTCCTGAAGAGATTGTGGATAATCCTTATGCTTCTGATATTGAATTTACCAATTTATCCATATTAAATGATCCCATATTGCCCGGCAAAGCCAGAAATGGACATGTGGTTCTGGAAAAAGAAATAGCTTCTACTGATTCGCTTCAGTTACGATTTTCAGAAGGAAGCTTTAGTGTTGGATTTACTGCGCTTCATTTTGTTGCTCCGGAAAAGATCAAATACAAGTATATGTTAGAGGGCTTTGATACGGATTGGAATGCTATTCAAAGCATGGAGCCTGTGGCTAAGTATACAAATATTCCTCCGGGTGAATATGTGTTAAAAGTATTGGCTACCAATAATGATGGGGTCTGGAACTCGGTTCCCGCGACCTTGTTCATTGAAGTGGTGCCTCCTTTTTGGCGAACAACATGGGCTATGTTGATTTATGGATTTGTGCTCATAGCTATGTTGATGTTCTTTCGTAGATATTCCATCATTGCGATTACCCAAAAAAATGACTTGATGATGGAGCATTTTAAAAAGGAACAAATGGAAGAGCTGGTTCAGTTAAAACTCCAGTTTTTCACCAATATATCGCACGAGTTTCGAACTCCATTAACCTTAATACAGACCCCTTTGGAGAAATTAATGGATGGGCAGAAAGTGGTTGATGAGCAAACACGACAGAATAGTTATTCATTAATGATGAAAAATATATCCATCCTTAATCGTTTGATTAATCAGTTGATGGAATTTAGAAAGTTAGAAAAAGGACGTATGCCCTTGGAGGTTACTAAAGGGAATCTTTACGATTTGGTAAAAGAAGTGGTGGATGCTTTTCGAGAAATAGCTCAGGCCAAGAATATTCAGTTTGAGCTAAAAAGTATGTATTCAATTGTTGAACTATGGTTTGATTATGATAAAATAGAGAAGGTGCTGTTTAACCTGTTGTCTAATGCTTTTAAGTTTACCCGTGCCGAAGGAATGGTTTCCGTGGAGCTGAGTGAAGAAGAAATGGATGGTTCTGAGTGGGTGAGGATTGATGTGATAGATAATGGTCCGGGTATTGATAAGGAGAAACTTCCTTTTTTATTTAATCGTTTTTATCAAACAGGAAGTCATAAATTGTCGAAAGTATCAGGTACTGGCATTGGCCTGTCTTATGCTAAAAATTTGGTGTTATTGCACAAAGGATTACTAAAGGTGACTAGCGAACCTAATGTGAAAACGAAATTTTCTGTTTTTTTGAAAAAAGGGAAAATGCACTTTGATAAAAAAGATTTTTCTGATCAGACTGTAGAGGATCAGAAGCGAAGTATTGCTTTAACGAAGGAAATCCACCTGGCCAATCAAATTGAAAAAACAGAGGAAAAAATACAACTGTCGCAACATAAGTCTACCGTCTTGATTGTTGAGGACAATCATGATGTGCAAGAGCTACTCAAGGAAACCTTGCAGGAGGAGTTTAATTGTATTCAGGCTTATAATGGTGTTGAAGGACTGGAATTAGCACTTAAATATAGCCCCAATATAATTGTCAGTGATGTGATGATGCCCGAAATGGACGGGTTTGAGATGTGTAGTAAAATAAAAAATGATGAAATGATATGCCACATCCCGGTTTTGATGTTAACCGCAAAATCAACGGATAGTGATAGAGTAACCGGATTTGGTGGTGGTGCCGAAGCTTATGTGGCAAAACCGTTTAAGATGGAAGTACTGATAGCACAAATTAAATCCATTCTGGATTCTCGTAAAAAAGTCATACAAAAGTTTTCGAAGAGTCTAAGTGTGGAGCCTAAGGATGTGACTTTTACCTCCATTGATGAAAAGCTGATTGAGAGATTGCTAAAAGTGGTGGAAGCGAATATTAGTAATCCGGAGTTTACAGTGGTTCAATTGGCCGAAGAGGTAGGAATGAGCCAGTCAATACTGAATAAAAAGTTAAAGGCATTGATGGGGCAAACGGCCAATGTGTTTATTCGTACCATTAGACTTAAAAGAGCAGCACAGTTGTTAAAGTTAAATCGTCATTCGGTTACCGATATTGTTTATGAAGTAGGTTTTAATGATGTTAAATATTTTAGGGAATGTTTTCGCAAGCAATTTAATCTTACTCCTTCGGAATATGCAAAAGAAAATGCAGAGTAA
- a CDS encoding DUF4982 domain-containing protein — MPYEQATIPPSPELLEICDKLGIVVLVEAFDEWELGKVPNGYSKHFKRWHERDLRDMIKRDRNHPSVIMWSIGNEILEQSKKDGWKITKRLTDICHDEDPTRPTTAGFNYYPAPFKNKLADYVDIIGMNYWPLNYQEILDMNPNYMVYGSETSSQTSSRGVYHLPIEAMPKIETNQVSSYDAIVGPPWAYPPDVEFEQQEKVERSLGEFMWTGFDYLGEPTPYGGRDNSTHGYWNDNWPSHSSYFAPVDLCGFPKDRYYLYQSQWTSKPMVHVLPHWNWQEKEGDTIPVFAYTNCDEVELFVNEKSMGRKVKGVDLTPIPAEFHFFEKGTYMSKYRLSWKVPYHAGSIKVVAYKNGIEAASKEIKTSKEPYQIKMVADRAHISADGKDLSFITVSVNDKNGNPCMTADNHIQFSLQGSGSIAAVGNGNAASLEPLQADNIKLFNGLCLLIVKSSTQKGNIFIKANSPGLLENQITIRCEP, encoded by the coding sequence ATGCCCTACGAACAAGCCACAATCCCCCCCTCACCGGAACTACTGGAAATCTGTGACAAATTAGGCATAGTTGTTTTAGTAGAGGCTTTTGACGAATGGGAGTTAGGAAAAGTACCTAATGGATATAGCAAACACTTTAAAAGATGGCACGAACGTGACCTGCGCGATATGATAAAACGTGACAGAAACCACCCTAGTGTTATCATGTGGAGCATAGGCAATGAAATTCTAGAGCAAAGTAAAAAAGACGGATGGAAAATTACCAAAAGACTCACTGATATCTGTCATGACGAAGACCCTACCAGACCAACAACAGCCGGATTCAATTATTATCCTGCACCTTTTAAAAACAAATTGGCAGACTATGTTGATATAATTGGAATGAACTACTGGCCATTAAACTACCAAGAGATACTGGATATGAACCCCAATTATATGGTATATGGATCCGAGACTTCATCACAAACCAGTAGTCGTGGTGTTTATCATTTACCAATAGAAGCGATGCCTAAAATAGAAACCAATCAGGTTTCAAGCTACGATGCGATTGTCGGTCCTCCATGGGCATATCCTCCAGATGTTGAATTTGAACAACAAGAAAAAGTAGAACGTTCACTGGGGGAATTTATGTGGACAGGCTTTGATTATCTGGGAGAACCAACTCCTTATGGCGGAAGAGATAATTCTACACATGGCTACTGGAATGACAATTGGCCTTCACATTCCTCTTATTTTGCACCAGTAGATTTATGTGGATTTCCCAAAGACAGATATTATTTATATCAAAGTCAATGGACCTCCAAGCCCATGGTGCATGTTTTACCACATTGGAACTGGCAAGAAAAAGAAGGTGATACCATACCCGTATTTGCATACACCAACTGCGATGAAGTAGAGCTCTTTGTAAATGAAAAATCAATGGGAAGAAAAGTAAAAGGGGTAGATTTAACACCTATTCCTGCTGAATTCCATTTTTTCGAAAAAGGAACTTACATGTCAAAATATAGGTTATCATGGAAAGTACCCTATCATGCGGGCTCTATAAAAGTAGTAGCCTACAAAAACGGCATAGAAGCAGCCTCAAAAGAAATTAAAACATCAAAAGAACCATACCAAATAAAAATGGTAGCAGATAGAGCACATATTTCTGCCGACGGAAAAGACTTGTCTTTTATAACTGTGTCTGTAAATGACAAGAACGGTAATCCCTGCATGACAGCAGACAACCACATTCAATTTAGTTTACAAGGATCTGGCAGCATTGCTGCGGTAGGCAATGGTAATGCAGCATCACTAGAACCTCTACAAGCAGATAATATTAAGCTTTTTAATGGACTCTGCTTACTTATTGTTAAGTCAAGTACCCAAAAAGGAAATATTTTCATAAAAGCAAATTCGCCAGGATTGTTAGAGAATCAGATAACAATTAGGTGCGAGCCATAA
- a CDS encoding sugar-binding domain-containing protein: MKKHKNRIRQFCIPFLPLLLLMVGCNKNNYVNDTSFNENWSFYKGEVKNAETYEFDDSQWRKLDLPHDWAIEEPFDRKYNARTGGLPVYGTGWYRKHFTVKKEHLGKLVSIEFDGAMNNAHVWVNGQFAGERPYGYIGFEVDITPYLKYDEDNVIAVRLQPEDLAARWYTGAGIYRNVRLKINHKLHIPQYGTYITTPTVNNNQATICVQTSISNQNKQEKSAILITEIIDPSGDKINEAISNIVIQSGTTGIVTQNISVNKPELWDIYKPKLYKAISYIKLNNKIVDKYISDFGIREIDFSANKGFLLNGKPTKLNGVCMHHDMGPLGAAINYRAKERQMEIMKNMGVNALRTSHNPPLTGTTGNL, translated from the coding sequence ATGAAAAAACATAAAAATCGAATACGACAATTTTGCATCCCCTTCCTTCCTCTTTTATTATTGATGGTTGGATGTAATAAAAATAACTATGTGAATGACACAAGCTTTAACGAGAACTGGTCTTTTTACAAAGGAGAAGTAAAAAATGCAGAAACATACGAGTTCGATGATAGCCAATGGCGAAAGTTAGATCTTCCTCACGACTGGGCCATAGAAGAACCATTCGACAGAAAATATAACGCACGTACAGGTGGTCTCCCTGTATATGGAACCGGTTGGTATAGGAAACACTTTACCGTAAAAAAAGAACATTTAGGAAAGTTAGTTTCTATTGAATTTGACGGTGCCATGAACAATGCTCATGTATGGGTAAATGGCCAATTTGCAGGAGAAAGACCATATGGTTATATAGGATTTGAAGTAGATATTACACCCTATTTAAAATACGACGAAGATAATGTAATAGCAGTTCGTTTACAACCTGAAGATCTAGCTGCCAGATGGTATACTGGTGCCGGAATATATCGAAATGTGCGTCTAAAAATAAATCATAAATTACACATTCCACAATATGGCACATATATTACAACTCCCACGGTAAACAATAACCAAGCTACCATTTGTGTTCAGACTTCTATTAGCAACCAGAACAAACAGGAAAAATCTGCCATTTTAATAACTGAGATTATTGATCCAAGTGGTGATAAGATAAATGAAGCCATTTCAAATATTGTTATTCAATCAGGAACAACAGGCATTGTAACACAAAACATTAGCGTGAACAAACCTGAACTATGGGATATTTATAAACCCAAGCTATACAAGGCCATATCTTATATTAAATTAAACAATAAAATCGTAGATAAATATATTTCAGACTTTGGAATTCGTGAAATAGATTTTTCAGCCAACAAAGGGTTTCTTTTAAATGGAAAACCAACTAAACTAAATGGAGTTTGCATGCATCATGACATGGGTCCATTGGGAGCCGCCATCAATTACAGAGCCAAAGAAAGACAGATGGAAATCATGAAAAATATGGGTGTCAATGCCCTACGAACAAGCCACAATCCCCCCCTCACCGGAACTACTGGAAATCTGTGA
- a CDS encoding glycoside hydrolase family 3 C-terminal domain-containing protein, protein MKNLFLILLLSVSLVGLAQDSGFKWEDYTLPTEERIEAMIEAMTLEEKASQLLDQSKAIPRLNIPEYNWWNECLHGVARNGRATVFPQAIGLAATFDPQLIQKVSSAISDEARAKFNIAIKNENRSRYAGLTFWTPNINIFRDPRWGRGQETYGEDPFLTSQIGIAFVKGLQGNNEQYLKAAACAKHFAVHSGPEELRHEFDAVVSYRDLYETYLPAFEALVKEADVEIVMGAYNRVLGEPACGSPFLLQEILRQKWGFKGHIVSDCGAISDFHLYHKVTQDAAESAALAINSGVDVNCGNSYHHLVEAVKRGLVLEDTIDVRLRSLLRTRFKLGLFDPVELNPFNKVGEEVICSDEHSAIALEAARKSLVLLTNKNNVLPLNPTIRNLYVTGPQANNSEVLLGNYYGMSNRLVNILEGVTAAVGGGTTINYKQGCLPYRKNVNPMDWTTGEAKASDAIIAVLGITGAMEGEEGEAIASDTKGDRLNPYLPDNQIEFLRKLRKNNEKPIIVVMTGGSPMIIPEVEELADAILWAWYPGQEGGTAVADVIFGKISPSGRLPLTFLKSLDQYPAYEDYSMRGRTYKFMKEDPLFPFGFGLSYTRFKYDNIQTSAARIKKGKTISVTCEVLNVGKRDGEEVVQAYLVQPGAGESAPFKKLVAFKRVNIQKGQSTRVTFEITPDCMKQINNEGKGIIKKGEYTIIIGGSSPVKDMDRLAIAEPVKASFTLR, encoded by the coding sequence ATGAAAAATTTATTTTTGATATTGTTGTTATCAGTGTCTTTGGTTGGATTAGCACAGGATAGTGGTTTTAAGTGGGAAGATTATACCTTACCCACCGAGGAACGGATAGAAGCCATGATTGAAGCTATGACCCTGGAAGAAAAAGCAAGTCAGTTGTTAGACCAGAGTAAAGCTATTCCGAGACTCAATATTCCGGAATACAATTGGTGGAACGAATGTCTGCATGGTGTTGCCAGAAACGGAAGAGCTACGGTTTTTCCTCAGGCCATCGGTCTGGCTGCTACTTTTGATCCTCAATTGATACAAAAAGTATCCTCAGCTATATCAGATGAGGCGAGGGCGAAATTCAATATTGCCATAAAGAATGAAAATAGGTCGAGATATGCGGGTCTTACGTTTTGGACTCCCAATATAAATATATTTAGAGATCCACGTTGGGGTAGAGGACAGGAGACCTATGGTGAAGATCCCTTTTTGACTTCTCAAATAGGTATTGCTTTTGTGAAGGGCTTACAAGGTAACAATGAACAGTATCTAAAGGCTGCTGCATGTGCTAAACATTTTGCGGTACATTCTGGACCAGAGGAGCTTCGTCACGAATTTGATGCTGTGGTGTCATACCGTGATCTCTATGAAACCTACTTGCCTGCATTTGAAGCTTTGGTGAAAGAAGCCGATGTTGAAATTGTAATGGGGGCTTATAATCGGGTGTTGGGTGAGCCTGCGTGTGGAAGCCCTTTTTTATTACAAGAGATTCTTAGACAAAAATGGGGATTTAAAGGGCATATTGTATCTGATTGCGGAGCTATTTCTGATTTTCATTTATATCATAAGGTTACTCAAGATGCTGCAGAGTCAGCAGCACTGGCTATTAATAGTGGGGTGGATGTGAATTGTGGTAATAGCTATCATCATTTGGTAGAGGCTGTAAAAAGAGGCCTGGTATTGGAAGATACCATTGATGTTAGATTACGTTCTTTGTTACGTACTCGTTTTAAATTAGGTTTGTTTGACCCCGTGGAATTAAACCCGTTTAATAAGGTTGGAGAAGAGGTGATTTGTAGTGATGAACATAGTGCTATTGCCTTAGAAGCTGCGCGTAAATCATTGGTTTTATTAACTAATAAGAATAATGTATTACCATTAAATCCTACTATTAGAAATCTTTATGTGACAGGGCCTCAAGCAAATAATAGCGAGGTGCTGTTGGGTAATTATTATGGAATGAGTAATCGTTTGGTGAATATTCTTGAAGGTGTAACTGCTGCTGTAGGAGGTGGGACTACTATTAATTATAAGCAAGGCTGTTTGCCTTATCGTAAAAATGTAAACCCAATGGATTGGACGACAGGAGAGGCAAAAGCGTCTGATGCGATTATTGCAGTATTGGGTATTACAGGAGCTATGGAAGGAGAAGAAGGGGAAGCTATCGCTTCTGATACAAAGGGAGATAGATTGAATCCATATCTTCCGGATAACCAAATTGAGTTTCTGCGAAAATTGCGTAAGAACAATGAAAAACCAATTATTGTGGTGATGACCGGTGGTAGCCCAATGATTATTCCTGAAGTTGAAGAACTGGCAGATGCTATTCTTTGGGCTTGGTATCCGGGTCAAGAAGGCGGTACTGCTGTTGCCGATGTTATTTTTGGAAAAATTTCTCCTTCTGGTCGTTTGCCATTAACATTTTTAAAATCTTTGGACCAATATCCGGCTTATGAAGACTATAGTATGAGAGGTCGTACTTATAAGTTTATGAAAGAAGATCCTTTGTTCCCTTTTGGTTTTGGTTTAAGTTATACCAGATTTAAGTATGATAATATTCAAACAAGTGCAGCAAGAATAAAAAAAGGAAAAACGATTTCAGTAACATGTGAAGTGTTGAATGTTGGGAAAAGAGATGGTGAGGAAGTGGTGCAAGCCTATTTGGTGCAGCCTGGTGCAGGAGAGTCTGCCCCTTTTAAAAAGTTAGTCGCTTTTAAGCGAGTGAATATTCAAAAAGGACAATCAACGCGTGTTACATTTGAAATAACACCCGATTGCATGAAGCAGATTAACAATGAAGGAAAGGGTATCATCAAAAAAGGAGAATATACGATTATAATTGGAGGATCATCTCCAGTGAAGGATATGGATAGATTAGCTATTGCAGAACCAGTAAAAGCTAGTTTTACGTTGCGTTAA